The following nucleotide sequence is from Amia ocellicauda isolate fAmiCal2 chromosome 14, fAmiCal2.hap1, whole genome shotgun sequence.
tcccccctaccctcactctccctctctctcccacaggACACAGCAGAGTATGTAGCATATGTAGCCAAAGACCCTGTAAACCAGAGAGGTAAAGAAACCATTCAgacagtctctctctcctcttgcatgctttttctctctctctcctctatctccctccatctgctctctctcttgttGCCTCCTCTAGCTCTATCCATCTCCTCTTACTCCCTCACTCTTCTCTcccaattcaattcaaattgagctttattggcatgacctcTGTGTTTGGTATTGCCAAAGCTTTGAGgaccctctctccctgtctcgcTCTCCGCTCTCCGCTCTTCCCTCTCCGCTCTCTttactccctctctccctgtctctttcCTTTCTCTATAACTGGTTTGTTATGCTACATGGAGCCATTTAATATGTTATTGGTAAAActgactctctccctctccccccccccccaccccccgtcagCGTGTCATATCCTGGAGTGTGCTGAGGGGCTGGCCCAGGAGGTCATCAGCACCATTGGCCAGGCCTTCGAGCTGCGCTTCAAACAGTACCTGAAGAACCCCCCTAAACTGGTCACACCCCACGACAGGTCCGTCCATCCCTGTCcaccactccctctctctccatccgtCTGACTGTCCCCGTCTacccttcccctctctctctctctctctctgtctgtccatccatccctctacacccctccctctccatcagtctgtctgtccctgtccACCCCTACCTCTCTGTCCGTCCTTTCGTCCCTGTCTGTACATTCCCTGTCTTTCTGTATgcctccctgtctctgtctgtatgtgcatAGGTTATCTCAGTGtctgacactctctctccctccctccctccctccaggaTGGCCCCGTTCGATAGCTCGGcatgggaggaggaggaggacagccCCCCCGATGTGCCGTACTACAACAACTTCCCCGGCAAGCAGCCGCCACCTGGGGGCCTGGTGGACATGCGGGGTCGCCCAGGCCAGAGCACAGGGGCCACTCTGGTGAGTCACACTGTATaagcacacaccacacacactgtattaaCACACCGtgcacacatgcgcacacactcaAACTGTATTTGTCTTTTAACTGAGTGGTGTCTCCACAGCCCTTTGGACAGActggacagacagacggacacaaACAGCCTCTCCCTCCTCTGCCAGGTTAgtgtccctcctctctctctgtcgcgGCGCCAGGATTCCAGTCTTGGTTGGGCTGGTCGAACTGTAATGATTTGAAATCTGTTTCAgtttcaaaatgtgtttgtaattggcTATATTTAGCCTATGCTAAAATGCGATAAGATAAAAATCAATAGGGGACATTATACTGACTGTGGAAACTGCAAACGGGGGTATGAACAAAATGACGCAAAATGTTTGCAAAGAAAACACCTGCCTCCAATGCGTGATCGTTTGCAATTGGTGGAAAGTATCGCCGTGTGTTAAGGGAGGTTCAACATTTTCCCAAGCATACAAACCGTACAATATtgttaaaatactaaaatacatGGCATGTCAGTATGAAATGTtaaattacattgtattatCGCTCGTGGTGGACTCGTATCTAATACATAgatctatatacactcacctaaaggattattaggaacaccatactaatactgtgtttgaccccctttcgccttcagaaccaccttaattctacgtggcattgattcaacaaggtgctgaaagcattctttagaaatgttggcccatattgataggatagcatcttgcagttgatggagatttgtgggatgcacatccagggcacgaagctcccgttccaccacatcccaaagatgctctattgggttgagatctggtgactgtgggggccagtttagtacagtgaactcattgtcatgttcaagaaaccaatttgaaatgattcgacctttgtgacatggtgcattatcctgctggaagtagccatcagaggatgggtacatggtggtcataaagggatggacatggtcagaaacaatgctcaggtaggccgtggcatttaaacgatgcccaattggcactaaggggcctaaagtgtgccaagaaaacatcccccacaccattacaccaccaccaccagcctgcacagtggtaacaaggcatgatggatccatgttctcattctgtttacgccaaattctgactctaccatctgaatgtctcaacagaaatcgagactcatcagaccaggcaacatttttccagtcttcaactgtccaattttggtgagcttgtgcaaattgtagcctctttttcctatttgtagtggagatgagtggtacccggtggggtcttctgctgttgtagcccatccgcctcaaggttgtacgtgttgtggcttcacaaatgctttgctgcatacctcggttgtaacgagtggttatttcagtcaaagttgctcttctatcagcttgaatcagtcggcccattctcctctgacctctagcatcaacaaggcattttcgcccacaggactgccgcatactggatgtttttcccttttcacaccattctttgtaaaccctagaaatggttgtgcgtgaaaatcccagtaactgagcagattgtgaaatactcagaccggcccgtctggcaccaacaaccatgccacgctcaaaattgcttaaatcacctttctttcccattcagacattcagtttggagttcaggacattgtcttgaccaggaccacacccctaaatgcattgaagcaactgccatgtgattggttggttagataattgcattaatgagaaattgaacaggtgttcctaataatcctttaggtgagtgtatatatatattatagatcAGGGTTTGGCAAGATGCAGCTCTATAAGACCAAGGCTAACATACGCCTCTCAAAATgcgttttttttattaataatataattattttgttagcaaacattttaacctttttttgGTTGGCTTCATTCTGATTCAGTGACTGAAACAACAACGAGCAATAATAATTGTACTAATACTACATACACGTGATATAAGAAACATTTGGACATTAATATTATTCAGTAAAGTTTTGCTAGTGAAATGAATGTATTCTATTTGAGTCAGTGTTGTTGCTGCAATGAACGAGTTTGTGTTGAGCTGAGTAGACACGTCTCTGCAGCTGGAAGTACAGCGTCGCCTTGCTGCTCAGATCTCACTTTTCAGtttggtttgattttaattcattGTTAAATTTTGTACAAACCGGAGGCACAGAGAGTCGACTCTTTTAATATGAATGAGAGCTTTGATGTGGATCATTTTCAATATAGTTTTGTACgctggggggagggggtaaTGCATCTGTGTTCGATTTTCAACTGTGTTGAAAATGTAGATCGACATCAATTTACGGTGAgggacattttcatttttgttttttttattgacgAGATTCTAATTGAATTTTTCTGCAGTCAACATTTGAGGGTGGGCCAATGATCGAATTACACCCAATCATAGTGTCGCtagtgttctctctctctctttccccccaCCCTGTTACATTGGTGTGTCACGATGTGTTGTAAATTATCCtttttctccatctctctctgtctctcagtgggGGTGAAGGAAGGGGTGGGGCGCCCTGACCTCTTTGATGACCCCTCCTACGTGAATGTGGACAAGCCCCGCCCACCAGCTGCTGCCAATGGCAATGCCCACAGAGACGCCTTTGACATGAGtgagtctctgtctgtctgtccctgttaGATTTGCCTGACCGCCAACCATCTCGCCAACCGCAGCCTAATGAAACTCTCTCCTCGctgttccctccctccctccctcatcaGAGCCCTTCGAGGATGCACTCCGGGCGCCAGCGCCTCCCCCCCTGGCACAGCAGCTGCGGGGGGAGCTGTGGTTCCACGGGCAGCTGAGCCGCAAGGAGGCGGAGCGGCTGCTGCGCACTGACGGGGACTTCCTGGTCCGCGAGAGCACCACCACGCCGGGCCAGTACGTCCTCACGGGCCTGCAGGCCGGACACGCCAAACACCTGCTGCTGGTGGACCCCGAAGGCGTGgtgagggagggggtggggttgtGCCAGTAGACGATATTATGTTGATGCTACAGCTGTCTATTCCAATGTCACgccactatttttttttttagtttctatCGCAGCTGCAGGGTATTAAGCATAGCTTTATATTTAACGAAATAACTCAGATTTTCTCGCcccacaaatataaataaataaatattatatgatTGTAACTGGGGGGAGAAGGGGTGACATTTGTGTAAGTCATCAAATTTCTTATAATTTGTAAGGAGTGGTTCATTTTTACCGGATTTATATGTTGAAGCATCTCCCTGTGCCTCTCTGTGGTCCAACAGGTGCGGACCAAAGACCACCGGTTCGAGAGCGTGAGTCACCTGATTAGCTACCACATGGACAACCAGCTGCCCATCGTGTCGGCGGGGAGCGAGGTGTACCTGCAGCAGCCCGTGGAGCGCCGGCCCTGACATCACCCCCAGATTGCCCCCAAATCACATTCAAATCCCCCTCCCCCAGATTGCCTGGAAATCAGCCTGAAATCGCTTTGAAATCAATCTGAAATGACAGTGAAATCCACCCTTCCCAGATCTCCCTGAAATCACCCAGGATAAATCTTCCTGAGATCACTGTGAAATCACCCTGAaattcccccccaccccgaaATTCGCTGCAGGACCGCCCTCGGCCAGACCAGATGGCTGATCCGCATGTGAAGTCACACCGAGGGACAGTGCCCAGGGCTGAGACTGTCATTCCAACCACCCTACAAAAATAACTAATGAAGGAAAATATGCCCCCAACCCACCCCCTGCAATGTACAGCTCTCTGGCCTGGCAGTACCTGTATTTCTATTAATTTAAAGCACAGCATTCCCCCTGGATTGCACACCGCCACAGATCTACAGCCAAAGCCAAAGCTGTGTAACACACTCCAGATCGACACCACCCCACAACCCCAGAGCAGTGCAGTGCCCCCCTGCACTAAACAAAAATGATGACCCTTAGTTGTGTGCCTCCCAACCCAGCCCACTTCTGATCATACCAAAGACATTTACATCTGTAATTCTCCTCTGCACGATGCAATAGCACAGTGGGGTGCGGCTGCGGTTTAAGAGGAAATAGGGAGCCattcataattataatacttaaaaagagagaaagcagTTTGCCCAAAGATGTAAATTTACTCTCTTGTGAAAGGGACTGGGGTGGGGAGAGAAGTAGGGGGGGTGATTCCAATGCTTGTGTAGAGATTTGTTTTTAGCCTCTAGACAATCACTCCTGTTACTCTTctaaatggagagagagggagaaatgaAAGGAGGAGAAGGGACAGTGGGGTGCAAAGAGATGAGAACCCAGTAGTGTAGCATACTCATTCTGCAGAGGTCTCCTGCAGAAccaagagagagcgagagtgagtgagagagacagagggagaaagggagggatAGACTGAGATCTTTACTGTGCACTGCGAACACAGCCCAGTATGAATTATAAAACATGAGTCTCTTGTTGGAGAGCAGGAGACGGAAGACGCAGAATGGAATTAAACAATCCAATGCCTTAATTCGAAAGGGGTGTGGTTTTGTAGTTGTGGGAGTGAATATCTGACATGGGCATGGGCAGCTCTAAGGGGTATAAGTACATTTATGGGAAGTGTC
It contains:
- the shc1 gene encoding SHC-transforming protein 1 isoform X3, which gives rise to MNRLGGVSRRARVEGGQLGGDEWTRHGSFVNKPTRGWLHSDSVVSSTGVCYTVRYMGCVEVLQSMRALDFNTRTQVTREAISVVCEAVPGAKGAQRRRKPSTRCLSSILGKSNLQFAGMTISLTVSTSSLNLLAADCKQIIANHHMQSISFASGGDPDTAEYVAYVAKDPVNQRACHILECAEGLAQEVISTIGQAFELRFKQYLKNPPKLVTPHDRMAPFDSSAWEEEEDSPPDVPYYNNFPGKQPPPGGLVDMRGRPGQSTGATLPFGQTGQTDGHKQPLPPLPVGVKEGVGRPDLFDDPSYVNVDKPRPPAAANGNAHRDAFDMKPFEDALRAPAPPPLAQQLRGELWFHGQLSRKEAERLLRTDGDFLVRESTTTPGQYVLTGLQAGHAKHLLLVDPEGVVRTKDHRFESVSHLISYHMDNQLPIVSAGSEVYLQQPVERRP
- the shc1 gene encoding SHC-transforming protein 1 isoform X2, which encodes MDYVDMNRLGGVSRRARVEGGQLGGDEWTRHGSFVNKPTRGWLHSDSVVSSTGVCYTVRYMGCVEVLQSMRALDFNTRTQVTREAISVVCEAVPGAKGAQRRRKPSTRCLSSILGKSNLQFAGMTISLTVSTSSLNLLAADCKQIIANHHMQSISFASGGDPDTAEYVAYVAKDPVNQRACHILECAEGLAQEVISTIGQAFELRFKQYLKNPPKLVTPHDRMAPFDSSAWEEEEDSPPDVPYYNNFPGKQPPPGGLVDMRGRPGQSTGATLPFGQTGQTDGHKQPLPPLPVGVKEGVGRPDLFDDPSYVNVDKPRPPAAANGNAHRDAFDMKPFEDALRAPAPPPLAQQLRGELWFHGQLSRKEAERLLRTDGDFLVRESTTTPGQYVLTGLQAGHAKHLLLVDPEGVVRTKDHRFESVSHLISYHMDNQLPIVSAGSEVYLQQPVERRP
- the shc1 gene encoding SHC-transforming protein 1 isoform X1 → MDIIPKTKYSHFRNESVSSADDTNSQSSLPHSELPTPPGLPPSLSANSLAPMLPSSSPLPAENSPTTLCSFFPRMGSLRLGMSATLLPGLKAGRVPPRTEGPSSPPAPPPSPGEPLTSLMASSSSPLPRTPQDMNRLGGVSRRARVEGGQLGGDEWTRHGSFVNKPTRGWLHSDSVVSSTGVCYTVRYMGCVEVLQSMRALDFNTRTQVTREAISVVCEAVPGAKGAQRRRKPSTRCLSSILGKSNLQFAGMTISLTVSTSSLNLLAADCKQIIANHHMQSISFASGGDPDTAEYVAYVAKDPVNQRACHILECAEGLAQEVISTIGQAFELRFKQYLKNPPKLVTPHDRMAPFDSSAWEEEEDSPPDVPYYNNFPGKQPPPGGLVDMRGRPGQSTGATLPFGQTGQTDGHKQPLPPLPVGVKEGVGRPDLFDDPSYVNVDKPRPPAAANGNAHRDAFDMKPFEDALRAPAPPPLAQQLRGELWFHGQLSRKEAERLLRTDGDFLVRESTTTPGQYVLTGLQAGHAKHLLLVDPEGVVRTKDHRFESVSHLISYHMDNQLPIVSAGSEVYLQQPVERRP